One window of Metopolophium dirhodum isolate CAU chromosome 3, ASM1992520v1, whole genome shotgun sequence genomic DNA carries:
- the LOC132941246 gene encoding uncharacterized protein LOC132941246 isoform X1 — protein sequence MGLILLVYLILITTTVINIMAITVPKQNELNRAQKSLLEKVFYPRTKIHSTINHHSTELQNSFGVSGNVGIGFHFGSGYRIKNGDGKGDQEIVHNKIYDKYLGTSFGFGSLGNNKKGHVENVEQSVTADQNTIYHDEVNLIDQESDSEIIPTTTATATPKTGVFRKISNYWAGEQSEPKSNYTSSGIFKWSMQNLKNKNNVGTPR from the exons ATGGGATTGATCTTATTAGTCTATTTA atattaataacaacaacagtTATTAACATTATGGCAATTACTGTACCAaaacaaaatgaattaaatagGGCACAAAAATCACTTTTGGAAAAAGTTTTTTATCCTAGAACTAAAATCCATTCCACAATAAACCATCATTCTACCGAACTACAAAATTCATTTGGTGTTTCTGGAAATGTAGGAATTGGATTTCATTTTGGGAGtggttatagaataaaaaacggTGATGGAAAAGGAGATCAGGAAATTGTGCACAACAAAATTTATGATAAGTATTTGGGGACTAGTTTTGGTTTTGGATCATTGGGAAATAACAAAAAAGGTCATGTTGAAAATGTTGAACAATCAGTTACGGCAGACCAGAACACTATTTATCATGACGAAGTTAATTTAATAGATCAAGAGTCAGACAGTGAAATAATTCCAACTACTACAGCAACAGCAACACCAAAGACTGGAGTCTTCCGAAAAATCAGTAACTATTGGGCCGGTGAACAGTCAGAACCCAAAAGTAACTATACTAGTAGCGGTATTTTTAAATGGAGtatgcaaaatttaaaaaacaaaaataatgtcgGAACacctagataa
- the LOC132941246 gene encoding uncharacterized protein LOC132941246 isoform X2, whose amino-acid sequence MAITVPKQNELNRAQKSLLEKVFYPRTKIHSTINHHSTELQNSFGVSGNVGIGFHFGSGYRIKNGDGKGDQEIVHNKIYDKYLGTSFGFGSLGNNKKGHVENVEQSVTADQNTIYHDEVNLIDQESDSEIIPTTTATATPKTGVFRKISNYWAGEQSEPKSNYTSSGIFKWSMQNLKNKNNVGTPR is encoded by the coding sequence ATGGCAATTACTGTACCAaaacaaaatgaattaaatagGGCACAAAAATCACTTTTGGAAAAAGTTTTTTATCCTAGAACTAAAATCCATTCCACAATAAACCATCATTCTACCGAACTACAAAATTCATTTGGTGTTTCTGGAAATGTAGGAATTGGATTTCATTTTGGGAGtggttatagaataaaaaacggTGATGGAAAAGGAGATCAGGAAATTGTGCACAACAAAATTTATGATAAGTATTTGGGGACTAGTTTTGGTTTTGGATCATTGGGAAATAACAAAAAAGGTCATGTTGAAAATGTTGAACAATCAGTTACGGCAGACCAGAACACTATTTATCATGACGAAGTTAATTTAATAGATCAAGAGTCAGACAGTGAAATAATTCCAACTACTACAGCAACAGCAACACCAAAGACTGGAGTCTTCCGAAAAATCAGTAACTATTGGGCCGGTGAACAGTCAGAACCCAAAAGTAACTATACTAGTAGCGGTATTTTTAAATGGAGtatgcaaaatttaaaaaacaaaaataatgtcgGAACacctagataa